The following proteins come from a genomic window of Alnus glutinosa chromosome 10, dhAlnGlut1.1, whole genome shotgun sequence:
- the LOC133879938 gene encoding UPF0481 protein At3g47200-like isoform X2: MEMMAYDIIGKELASNDVLIDVPLVMEPPNLWPGCCIYRVPKNLRKINEEAYTPMLVSIGPFHHGLKELKDMEKHKLKYFKDFLYRSGKSQEDLLKIIQDNEVKIRHCYSEDCKLSSADFVKMILLDAIFIIELFVRFYNVLKVAVAGNEKELPVRTREEENDYISSQPWLLPEEFNNKEVKHFTDLIRDVFYSVPDLKPTESLDNVYCATKLDEAGLKFKAVENRSLLDIRFHQNKWLNYCPFSNLSWLLACLPCLKSVFPPLERMQSILEVPPLMIHDSTEALFRNLVALEQCHYPSHTYICNYVVLLDYLIDTERDVELLVEKNIIVNNIGSNIRVANLINNLCLQIFEHESCYAVLGKKINKYCDNHWNRIMATMKSVYFRDFWRGTATIAALIVLGFTFWSFLRPYVKE; encoded by the exons ATGGAAATGATGGCTTACGATATTATTGGAAAAGAACTCGCAAGCAACGACGTGCTCATTGATGTTCCATTGGTCATGGAGCCTCCTAATCTGTGGCCTGGGTGCTGTATCTACCGTGTTCCCAAGAATCTGCGCAAGATAAACGAAGAAGCCTACACCCCTATGCTAGTTTCAATAGGTCCCTTTCATCACGGTCTAAAAGAATTGAAGGACATGGAAAAGCACAAACTGAAATATTTTAAGGATTTCTTGTATCGGAGCGGGAAGAGCCAGGAAGATCTTCTAAAGATCATTCAAGACAATGAAGTAAAAATTCGTCATTGCTATTCAGAAGACTGTAAACTCAGCAGTGCagattttgtaaaaatgattcTATTGGATGCCATCTTTATAATTGAGCTCTTCGTGAGGTTCTATAATGTACTTAAAGTTGCAGTTGCAGGTAATGAAAAAGAGCTCCCCGTAAGGACCcgtgaagaagaaaatgattacATATCAAGTCAACCATGGTTG CTGCCAGAAGAGTTCAACAACAAGGAAGTAAAACACTTCACAGATTTGATAAGAGATGTGTTCTATTCAGTACCAGATCTGAAACCTACTGAGTCATTGGATAATGTATATTGTGCCACAAAGCTTGACGAGGCAGGATTGAAATTCAAAGCAGTTGAAAACAGAAGCTTACTTGACATAAGATTCCATCAGAATAAGTGGTTGAATTACTGCCCGTTCTCCAATTTGTCATGGCTTTTGGCTTGCTTACCATGCTTGAAAAGTGTTTTTCCGCCCTTGGAGCGTATGCAGAGTATATTGGAAGTCCCACCCTTAATGATTCACGACAGTACTGAAGCTCTTTTTCGAAACCTCGTGGCCTTGGAGCAGTGTCATTATCCATCTCACACTTACATCTGCAATTATGTTGTGCTACTGGACTATCTAATCGACACTGAACGAGATGTGGAATTGCTTGTGGAAAAAAATATCATTGTTAACAACATCGGTAGTAACATTCGAGTGGCGAATCTAATTAACAATCTCTGCCTTCAGATTTTTGAACATGAATCTTGTTACGCAGTTCTAGGTAAAAAGATTAATAAGTATTGTGATAATCATTGGAATCGCATCATGGCAACCATGAAAAGCGTATATTTCCGTGATTTTTGGAGAGGCACCGCAACCATAGCTGCACTAATTGTCTTGGGTTTCACTTTCTGGAGTTTTCTTAGGCCTTATGTCAAGGAGTAG
- the LOC133879938 gene encoding UPF0481 protein At3g47200-like isoform X1, translating into MEMMAYDIIGKELASNDVLIDVPLVMEPPNLWPGCCIYRVPKNLRKINEEAYTPMLVSIGPFHHGLKELKDMEKHKLKYFKDFLYRSGKSQEDLLKIIQDNEVKIRHCYSEDCKLSSADFVKMILLDAIFIIELFVRFYNVLKVAVAGNEKELPVRTREEENDYISSQPWLVGGIRHDLILLENQLPFFVLEQLYTFALSDSSDPVHQLDFIIHSILYFGAYIYGEFHDDMQLPEEFNNKEVKHFTDLIRDVFYSVPDLKPTESLDNVYCATKLDEAGLKFKAVENRSLLDIRFHQNKWLNYCPFSNLSWLLACLPCLKSVFPPLERMQSILEVPPLMIHDSTEALFRNLVALEQCHYPSHTYICNYVVLLDYLIDTERDVELLVEKNIIVNNIGSNIRVANLINNLCLQIFEHESCYAVLGKKINKYCDNHWNRIMATMKSVYFRDFWRGTATIAALIVLGFTFWSFLRPYVKE; encoded by the coding sequence ATGGAAATGATGGCTTACGATATTATTGGAAAAGAACTCGCAAGCAACGACGTGCTCATTGATGTTCCATTGGTCATGGAGCCTCCTAATCTGTGGCCTGGGTGCTGTATCTACCGTGTTCCCAAGAATCTGCGCAAGATAAACGAAGAAGCCTACACCCCTATGCTAGTTTCAATAGGTCCCTTTCATCACGGTCTAAAAGAATTGAAGGACATGGAAAAGCACAAACTGAAATATTTTAAGGATTTCTTGTATCGGAGCGGGAAGAGCCAGGAAGATCTTCTAAAGATCATTCAAGACAATGAAGTAAAAATTCGTCATTGCTATTCAGAAGACTGTAAACTCAGCAGTGCagattttgtaaaaatgattcTATTGGATGCCATCTTTATAATTGAGCTCTTCGTGAGGTTCTATAATGTACTTAAAGTTGCAGTTGCAGGTAATGAAAAAGAGCTCCCCGTAAGGACCcgtgaagaagaaaatgattacATATCAAGTCAACCATGGTTGGTAGGTGGTATACGACATGACTTGATATTACTTGAGAATCAGcttcctttttttgttcttgagcAATTATATACTTTTGCCCTCAGTGACTCTTCAGATCCCGTCCATCAGCttgattttattattcattCAATCCTTTACTTTGGTGCTTACATTTATGGTGAGTTTCATGATGATATGCAGCTGCCAGAAGAGTTCAACAACAAGGAAGTAAAACACTTCACAGATTTGATAAGAGATGTGTTCTATTCAGTACCAGATCTGAAACCTACTGAGTCATTGGATAATGTATATTGTGCCACAAAGCTTGACGAGGCAGGATTGAAATTCAAAGCAGTTGAAAACAGAAGCTTACTTGACATAAGATTCCATCAGAATAAGTGGTTGAATTACTGCCCGTTCTCCAATTTGTCATGGCTTTTGGCTTGCTTACCATGCTTGAAAAGTGTTTTTCCGCCCTTGGAGCGTATGCAGAGTATATTGGAAGTCCCACCCTTAATGATTCACGACAGTACTGAAGCTCTTTTTCGAAACCTCGTGGCCTTGGAGCAGTGTCATTATCCATCTCACACTTACATCTGCAATTATGTTGTGCTACTGGACTATCTAATCGACACTGAACGAGATGTGGAATTGCTTGTGGAAAAAAATATCATTGTTAACAACATCGGTAGTAACATTCGAGTGGCGAATCTAATTAACAATCTCTGCCTTCAGATTTTTGAACATGAATCTTGTTACGCAGTTCTAGGTAAAAAGATTAATAAGTATTGTGATAATCATTGGAATCGCATCATGGCAACCATGAAAAGCGTATATTTCCGTGATTTTTGGAGAGGCACCGCAACCATAGCTGCACTAATTGTCTTGGGTTTCACTTTCTGGAGTTTTCTTAGGCCTTATGTCAAGGAGTAG